The Juglans microcarpa x Juglans regia isolate MS1-56 chromosome 2S, Jm3101_v1.0, whole genome shotgun sequence genome has a window encoding:
- the LOC121253645 gene encoding protein Mpv17 isoform X1, which translates to MEALGGGLGGLWGLNSPFRKRTDTGSKSNSKSSDSVEATSRAGYRFPLKQAVTAGSLALAGDTIAQLSERWRKGKALNQNTVSDSHGFTKDVMSTLLSDHDWLRALRMISYGFLFYGPGSYAWYQYLDRCMPKQTVENVMLKVLLNQIVLGPSVIAVVFAWNNLWQGKFLQLLEKYQKDALPTLLYGFRFWIPVSALNFWVVPLQARVAFMSMGSIFWNFCLSSTMSK; encoded by the exons ATGGAGGCTTTGGGCGGAGGCCTTGGCGGGCTCTGGGGCTTAAACTCCCCCTTCCGGAAAAGAACTGACACCGGATCCAAATCCAATTCCAAATCCTCCGATTCCGTCGAGGCGACTAGCAGAGCCGGTTACCGCTTCCCATTGAAGCAAGCCGTCACGGCTGGCTCACTCGCTCTCGCCGGCGACACTATTGCTCAGCTCAGTGAGCGTTGGAGGAAAGGAAAAGCGCTGAACCAGAACACTGTCTCTGATTCCCATGGCTTCACAAAG GATGTAATGTCGACTCTCCTTTCAGACCACGATTGGCTCCGTGCCCTGCGGATGATTTCCTATGGATTTCTTTTCTATGGCCCTGGTTCTTATGCATGGTACCAGTACCTAGACCGTTGTATGCCAAAGCAAACGGTGGAGAATGTAATGCTGAAG GTTCTATTAAACCAAATTGTGCTCGGTCCATCTGTGATTGCTGTTGTTTTTGCATGGAACAACTTATGGCAGGGGAAGTTCTTACAACTGCTGGAAAAGTACCAGAAAGATGCTCTTCCGACATTACTTTACG GATTTAGATTCTGGATCCCTGTCAGTGCATTGAATTTCTG GGTGGTGCCGCTTCAAGCCCGTGTAGCTTTCATGTCCATGGGCTCCATCTTCTGGAACTTCTGTTTGTCTTCAACTATGAGCAAGTAA
- the LOC121253645 gene encoding protein Mpv17 isoform X2, translated as MEALGGGLGGLWGLNSPFRKRTDTGSKSNSKSSDSVEATSRAGYRFPLKQAVTAGSLALAGDTIAQLSERWRKGKALNQNTVSDSHGFTKDVMSTLLSDHDWLRALRMISYGFLFYGPGSYAWYQYLDRCMPKQTVENVMLKVLLNQIVLGPSVIAVVFAWNNLWQGKFLQLLEKYQKDALPTLLYGFRFWIPVSALNFWVWGEES; from the exons ATGGAGGCTTTGGGCGGAGGCCTTGGCGGGCTCTGGGGCTTAAACTCCCCCTTCCGGAAAAGAACTGACACCGGATCCAAATCCAATTCCAAATCCTCCGATTCCGTCGAGGCGACTAGCAGAGCCGGTTACCGCTTCCCATTGAAGCAAGCCGTCACGGCTGGCTCACTCGCTCTCGCCGGCGACACTATTGCTCAGCTCAGTGAGCGTTGGAGGAAAGGAAAAGCGCTGAACCAGAACACTGTCTCTGATTCCCATGGCTTCACAAAG GATGTAATGTCGACTCTCCTTTCAGACCACGATTGGCTCCGTGCCCTGCGGATGATTTCCTATGGATTTCTTTTCTATGGCCCTGGTTCTTATGCATGGTACCAGTACCTAGACCGTTGTATGCCAAAGCAAACGGTGGAGAATGTAATGCTGAAG GTTCTATTAAACCAAATTGTGCTCGGTCCATCTGTGATTGCTGTTGTTTTTGCATGGAACAACTTATGGCAGGGGAAGTTCTTACAACTGCTGGAAAAGTACCAGAAAGATGCTCTTCCGACATTACTTTACG GATTTAGATTCTGGATCCCTGTCAGTGCATTGAATTTCTG GGTATGGGGAGAAGAAAgctga